In Notamacropus eugenii isolate mMacEug1 chromosome 1, mMacEug1.pri_v2, whole genome shotgun sequence, one genomic interval encodes:
- the C1H10orf62 gene encoding uncharacterized protein C10orf62 homolog, producing the protein MDLTVNLGKETWLGQQTPAPSVGCSSIARPPPSTVGAYLPTPPRLPGLPISFYLLSPHALFAQADWLRVLESLVLLTQQPSCKVVLAVSLLLGAGGLCLWFRWKKKSTKSLQDCSKKSAAPTAIENKSDPWIKSHFSRLSDEKLCAMLQEGGSGEASSASTNVQVETCTSSLKEGRNVDFHKESYISRQRMSGSKVFKDSHRESSKSSSADESVWASVAACVRDIDISGRHLANSMLQRATDYQNTGHLESKDINKEELKALEKVEMKIKGNLLIHRENNVAGSSSGYHYHGNNSQPPHSQRVPHAYFEVT; encoded by the exons TGAACTTGGGGAAAGAAACCTGGCTAGGGCAACAGACCCCAGCTCCCTCTGTTGGGTGCTCCAGCATTGCCAGGCCTCCCCCAAGCACTGTTGGGGCTTACCTGCCCACCCCTCCCAG GTTACCTGGGCTCcccatttccttttatctcttatCTCCCCATGCTCTATTCGCTCAAGCTGATTGGCTCAGGGTCCTGGAGAGCCTGGTTTTACTTACCCAGCAACCATCATGCAAGGTGGTGCTGGCGGTCAGCCTGCTGCTGGGGGCTGGAGGCCTCTGCCTCTGGTTCCGCTGGAAGAAGAAGTCCACCAAGAGCCTACAAGATTGTAGTAAAAAATCCGCAGCACCCACTGCCATAGAGAATAAGAGTGATCCCTGGATCAAGTCCCACTTCAGCCGCCTTTCAGATGAAAAGTTATGTGCCATGCTGCAAgaaggtgggagtggggaggccAGTTCTGCTAGTACCAACGTGCAAGTGGAAACCTGTACCTCAAGCCttaaagaagggagaaatgtTGATTTCCACAAGGAATCCTATATCAGCAGGCAGAGGATGTCAGGAAGCAAAGTGTTCAAGGATTCCCACAGAGAGTCTTCCAAGTCGAGCTCAGCAGATGAGTCAGTATGGGCATCGGTAGCTGCCTGTGTGCGGGACATTGACATCAGTGGTCGGCACTTAGCAAATTCCATGCTTCAGCGGGCCACGGACTACCAGAACACTGGTCATTTGGAATCCAAGGATATTAATAAGGAGGAACTCAAGGCTCTGGAGAAAGtagagatgaaaatcaaagggAATTTGCTGATCCATCGGGAAAACAATGTAGCCGGCTCAAGCAGTGGCTACCACTATCATGGCAATAACAGCCAGCCACCGCACAGCCAACGGGTGCCCCATGCTTATTTTGAAGTTACCTAA